TCGCCACCCGAACCCTGAGCCGCCACAGAGCGCCGAGGCAAGCACGCGCGAGAGAGCATGATTCCGCAGCCGCAAGGATGGTACCACCAGGACTTCATGCTAGTCAACCCTAGATATATACTGTTGATGCTTTCTCTCGTCCAGATCCATAACAGGGACGCCATGATCTGCTGCCGTACAACGCACCGCCGGTCCTCCTCGTGCAAACCAAGCAGTTACAGCCCATGGTTACCGCAGCAAGATGGAACGCCGATGCAAGGATCACGCTAACACCCCACACGCGCAGGTCTCCAGATTTGTTTCTTTGCCACTGCAGCTACGTCACGACCACTAGCCCGCGACAACCACCACACAGGAGCAGGGGCATCATGAGGACTAGGTAGGATGCATGGGAGTGGGCAGGAGTGGCCCCGCCGCCGTCACCGAccagccgccggccgccggcgACAACAGTGAGGGTAGGGAAGAGGAGGCGGCGCCTAGGGTTAGGGCCGTGGGGTGTCGCCCCGTGAGTCGCCCATTTCCCAATGTACTGAATCCATTATCAAGAACAGAAACTTGAGAATGTTTATCTCAAAACTTTTTTTGCACATGCTTGTTTTCAAAACCTGGAAATTGTACTGCACAACAACATCATCTAAGTGTTCTTGCCTAAAAAAGATCTTCTTTGGCTACAACAAAAAAAAAACATCATCACCGTGTTTACGTCGCAATAACAACAACCTTGACAAGTCAGGAAGAAGAAATATGCCCAAAAAGAAACTTTTGGTAGATAAAATGCACCAGAAAAAAAGATTAGCTTACAAATTGATGAATACACATACACGTACATCCGAGAAGAGTCGATTGGATGTACAAGCAAAGAAGCTTGCTTGCATCAGATTAGTGAACAACAAAAACATGGGACTGGACGAGAGAAAGCATCAACAGTACATATCAAGCCAGGAATTAACACACGAACCACGCCATCCGCCGAAGAAATGAATCTGGCAAAAGGGGAACAACAGAGCTGTGGCCAGATCACCAGCATCAGATTAGTGAGGCTCAGGCATGGTTGAAGAAGCGATGTCAGTGGCGCACGTCGGAGCGGCTCACGGCGATGCACTCCGGCTGCTCCTATGGAGAATGGCTTGATTTTGGTGTTGACTGTTGAGTCGTGTGGTGAAGAGGGCCCGTACTGCTATATTTCGGCACGTCGAGGTGTTTCGTGCAAAATGTGTAGCACCTCTCCACCTTGCTCGAGCTGTACCATAGGAGCGCCAGTGGATGGCCCAAATGTATCGATCGTACCATCGCATCCCAAGGCCTGATCGTATACAAGTTCCAAAAAAGAGCACCACGCGAACATGTTCCAGTTGTCCATGCAACGAACACACACAACGCCAACTTGTACTGGGCGTACACTCACTACGATCCTTTACCAACAGCTCGGCCCTCGTCCTTGCCATGGTCCGTGCGAGACGTGGAGCGACCTCACAGACGGGAACCGTAGTGCTCGCCGGCCGGCTCTGCGTCTGCGAACCCTAGACTCCCGGCCGTCACCGGCGTCAGCAAGCTCTCCGGGACATTCTCTACCACCTCcaccagccgcggccacagcctcGTGCCTTCCACGAACCACGACCCATCCCCGCTGGGGCAGGGCACGAGGATCATCGCCGCCGACCCCAGCCGGTTGTGCCGCAGCCACGGCAAGACCAGCCTCGGCTTCCCGAACCCCAGATCCCCGTCGATGGCGAACGGGACGAAGCCGGAGATCACCAGCGCCGGGCTCCCGAGGCCGAGGTTCACCTCCTCCGTCCACTTCCCGCCGTCCTTGTACGCTGCCTTGTTCTCCTCCGCCCAGTCCACCAAATCCTGGAACCTGTCCTTCGTCATCACAGCCGTGATGGCGGCGCGCACGGTGGCGGCCACGTCGTGCAACGGCATGCGCCGCAGGTCCGACACGCTCGCCTCGTGGGACGCGTACGTGACGACGTTCCCCATGTACATGTCCAGGGCGCCCGCCGACGGCTCGACGCACCTCCGGCCGTCGACGGTCCACGCCATGCGGCAGCTGGGGGCGGACTCGCCGACGGCACGCGCGAGGAGCTTCCAGACGTGCGCGCACAGCGCCAGGAAGCGTGACGGGCGGCGGCCGCTGACTGTCGACGCCGCTGTTTGGAGCGCCGCCAGGTCGGCTGCCCCGATGCGGTAAAGGCGCCGCTGGATGGCCGCGGCCAGGAGGGGGTTGATCATGGTCCCCGGCGTGAACCGCGCGAACTCGGCGTCCAGCGAGGGACTATGCCGCGGCGGTGACCGCGGGCTGAACAGAGACTGATCGAACAGAGGCTCGCAGGAGAGGCGGCCGCCCGTGCGGACCATCTCCGTGAGGCTGTTGAGCAGAGCGGCCAGCGCCCTGCCGTCGGCGAGGAGGTGGCTGGTGCCGACCGCCAGCGAGAACCCGCCGCACGCGAACCGTACCATCTGCACCGACAAGGCGAAGCCCGCGTCGAAGGGCACCTGGATGAGCCCCAGCGAGCGCTCGATGTCGGCGAAGTCGACGGCCGCGAGCGGCACCGCGGCGTCCGCGACGACGAGCTCGGCGCCGGCGTTGTTGCAGGCGTCCTCGGGAATGCTGGTCCCCGGGTCGCGCACAATGCGGCCGGCGAAGGGGAAGAAGCGGCAGAGGTATTCCGGGAGGACAGCGCGTACGGCGGCGAGCACCGCACCGAGGCCGCACGGCGGGGGCCCGTACACGCAGATGAGGTAGAGTGGGAAGGggccgaggacgaggtcgaggttGGAGACGGCGTGCACGGCGGGGAAGCTCGGCGGCGGGCGCGAGGCCCGGACCAGCGTCCGCGAGGCGATCCGGAGGTCAAAGTGCTTGAGCGGCACCATTTCGCCGAGCAGGTGGGTGGGAGTGGGAGTGGGATTGTGGTGGCGCTGATCGACTTCTCTGTGGCTCTTCTACCCAGCTCCGGCCAAGAATGCCATGATTTGTAGGAAGCAGATCGAGCAAGGTACGTACATGGGCTGACAGCTTCGATTAAAGTAACTGAAGTTTCACGTGTGATGTAAAAATGAATCGCATCACATCACATGCATGGCTCTTCAAGTGTACTCCACTTTATTGGATATTCAAGTTTGGGCTCTCACCTGAAAGAA
The sequence above is drawn from the Triticum aestivum cultivar Chinese Spring chromosome 7A, IWGSC CS RefSeq v2.1, whole genome shotgun sequence genome and encodes:
- the LOC123153027 gene encoding rosmarinate synthase-like encodes the protein MRLTSLKKFRKAKLPTGSEGGGDMSGKSHREVDQRHHNPTPTPTHLLGEMVPLKHFDLRIASRTLVRASRPPPSFPAVHAVSNLDLVLGPFPLYLICVYGPPPCGLGAVLAAVRAVLPEYLCRFFPFAGRIVRDPGTSIPEDACNNAGAELVVADAAVPLAAVDFADIERSLGLIQVPFDAGFALSVQMVRFACGGFSLAVGTSHLLADGRALAALLNSLTEMVRTGGRLSCEPLFDQSLFSPRSPPRHSPSLDAEFARFTPGTMINPLLAAAIQRRLYRIGAADLAALQTAASTVSGRRPSRFLALCAHVWKLLARAVGESAPSCRMAWTVDGRRCVEPSAGALDMYMGNVVTYASHEASVSDLRRMPLHDVAATVRAAITAVMTKDRFQDLVDWAEENKAAYKDGGKWTEEVNLGLGSPALVISGFVPFAIDGDLGFGKPRLVLPWLRHNRLGSAAMILVPCPSGDGSWFVEGTRLWPRLVEVVENVPESLLTPVTAGSLGFADAEPAGEHYGSRL